A stretch of the Dyella telluris genome encodes the following:
- the pdsR gene encoding proteobacterial dedicated sortase system response regulator, translating into MGRSIAIVEDEPLIRANYVEALTRFGYETRGYGSRQEASSAFAMRLPELVIIDIGLGDEPEGGFDLCRELRAKSATLPIIFLTARDSDFDVISGLRLGADDYLSKDTSLHQLAARIAALFRRIESLKVPASSETVIEHGPLKLESERMRITWNNEEIPLTVTEFWMVHTLVRFPGHVKNRDQLMREAELVVDDATITSHIKRIRKKFIAVAPEFDAIETVHGVGYRWKP; encoded by the coding sequence ATGGGCCGCAGCATCGCCATCGTCGAAGACGAGCCACTGATCCGCGCGAACTACGTGGAAGCCCTGACCCGCTTCGGCTACGAAACGCGCGGCTACGGCTCGCGCCAGGAAGCCTCCAGCGCCTTCGCCATGCGCCTGCCCGAGCTGGTCATCATCGACATTGGCCTGGGCGACGAGCCCGAGGGTGGCTTCGATCTGTGCCGCGAGCTGCGCGCCAAGTCCGCCACGCTGCCGATCATCTTTCTCACTGCGCGCGATTCGGATTTCGACGTGATCTCCGGCCTGCGCCTGGGTGCGGACGACTATCTGAGCAAGGACACCAGCCTGCACCAGCTGGCAGCGCGCATTGCCGCGCTGTTCCGCCGCATCGAGTCGCTGAAGGTGCCGGCCAGCAGCGAGACGGTGATTGAGCATGGTCCGCTCAAGCTCGAGTCCGAGCGCATGCGCATCACCTGGAACAACGAAGAGATTCCGCTCACGGTCACCGAGTTCTGGATGGTGCACACGCTGGTGCGCTTCCCCGGCCATGTGAAGAATCGCGACCAGCTTATGCGCGAGGCCGAGCTGGTTGTGGACGACGCCACCATCACCTCCCACATCAAGCGCATCCGCAAGAAGTTCATCGCCGTGGCGCCGGAATTCGACGCCATCGAGACGGTGCATGGCGTGGGTTATCGATGGAAGCCGTGA
- the lysA gene encoding diaminopimelate decarboxylase — protein sequence MTASPHHQLDGVDLDALAARLGTPLYVYSASAIRQRIQSLQAALHGTDSLICFAVKANSNRGVLALMHAQGVGADIVSAGELWRAMQAGIPPEHIVFSGVGKSEQEIVEALDAGILRFNVESHDELLTLQRLAQSRGTTARAAVRINPDVDAQTHEKISTGKAENKFGVSIDEARRWFAARHALSHVQLDGLHVHIGSQILSLGPYREALKRVAAFWRELAAGGHVLASIDVGGGLGVCYREGHDHPVDAADYIATVREALAGFEGRLLFEPGRYLVGEAGVLLTRAIRVKHGEERNFLVLDAAMNDLARPSLYDAWHDIAPVGSNTHPATTYDIVGPVCETGDTFARGRTLPACSPGDLLMIHTAGAYGASMSSTYNSRPLAAEVMVDDGRYAVVRQRQRFEDMVAGEQLAGHWESV from the coding sequence ATGACGGCATCACCGCACCACCAACTCGACGGCGTGGACCTGGACGCGCTGGCCGCGCGATTGGGCACGCCGCTCTACGTGTATTCCGCCAGTGCCATCCGCCAGCGCATCCAGTCGCTGCAGGCGGCCCTGCACGGCACCGATTCGCTGATCTGCTTCGCCGTAAAGGCCAACTCCAACCGCGGCGTGCTCGCCCTGATGCACGCGCAGGGCGTGGGCGCCGACATCGTGTCGGCCGGCGAACTGTGGCGAGCCATGCAGGCCGGCATCCCGCCCGAGCACATCGTGTTTTCCGGGGTGGGAAAGAGCGAGCAGGAGATCGTCGAGGCATTGGATGCCGGCATCCTGCGCTTCAACGTGGAATCGCACGACGAACTGCTCACCCTGCAACGACTGGCGCAATCCCGCGGCACCACCGCACGCGCCGCCGTGCGTATCAACCCTGACGTGGATGCGCAGACCCACGAGAAGATCTCCACCGGCAAGGCGGAGAACAAGTTCGGCGTGAGCATCGACGAGGCACGTCGCTGGTTTGCCGCCCGGCATGCGCTGAGCCATGTGCAGCTCGACGGCCTGCATGTGCATATCGGCTCGCAGATCCTGAGCCTCGGCCCTTACCGCGAAGCGCTGAAACGCGTGGCGGCGTTCTGGCGCGAACTGGCGGCCGGGGGACACGTCCTCGCCAGCATCGACGTGGGCGGCGGCCTGGGCGTGTGCTATCGCGAGGGTCATGACCATCCGGTCGACGCCGCCGACTACATCGCTACCGTGCGCGAGGCGCTGGCCGGTTTCGAAGGACGGCTACTGTTCGAGCCCGGCCGCTACCTGGTGGGTGAGGCGGGCGTACTGTTGACGCGCGCGATCCGCGTCAAGCACGGCGAGGAACGCAACTTCCTGGTACTGGATGCCGCCATGAATGATCTGGCCCGGCCCAGCCTTTACGACGCCTGGCACGACATTGCCCCGGTCGGCAGCAACACCCATCCGGCAACGACCTACGACATCGTAGGCCCCGTGTGCGAGACCGGCGACACCTTCGCCCGGGGCCGCACCCTGCCCGCCTGCTCGCCCGGGGACTTGTTGATGATACACACCGCAGGCGCGTACGGTGCCTCCATGTCGTCCACCTACAACTCGCGCCCGCTCGCGGCCGAAGTCATGGTGGACGATGGGCGCTACGCCGTCGTGCGGCAACGACAGCGTTTTGAGGACATGGTTGCCGGCGAGCAGCTGGCTGGTCACTGGGAGAGCGTATGA
- a CDS encoding ATP-binding protein, whose product MSLRHKLLLVALCTLALPVAGWLYVRQMETLLREGQAQALTASARAMARSLVVTDAPLPPAGPVWYVQATANPITVDGYGDDWAPLTPWSQSLDKRAKVLLAQDSEWLYLYADVRGALRTRADADDPGALRADHLVLSLGKGGQSRRFLIASSAPGQVTARPLDPPVDGMPARLSAQWQEDGSGYRVELRVPRDGLDTLGLAVFDPATGGDPEAVSSRPLVTYSRALSKELGLLALDGVQARVLAPQGWLLAQTGRLNTPAAAAGDQPGWFAALVYRSLFANQVDDAELWTQDVPRLDVSEVRQASEGRPATLWRQGEARGSVVLAAAVPIESDGKVRGVLLLEQASRAVPLLANRALLGLLLTSFGVLLVAGAILLTFATRLSIRLGRLRDAAERAQLNDGRLDGPFPMTAAEDEIGDLARSFERLFEVVGGYTDYLRTLASKLSHELNTPLAIVKSSLDNLEHALQEGNAMPPDAQPYMQRARDGVARLGALVRAMSEASRMERAIAAAEPEDVDLVEVVRGCSEAYRPLAGTRRLDTRLPDEPLTMHCAPELIAQALDKLFDNALSFTPEGGWLRLTLHATADGAEIELANQGPPLPAAMQGRLFDSLVSLRDKATPGDAPHLGLGLYVVRLVAERHGGVAMARNLEDGVAFTLQLHGMPRQRL is encoded by the coding sequence ATGTCCCTGCGCCACAAGCTCCTGCTCGTCGCCCTCTGCACCCTGGCCTTGCCCGTGGCCGGCTGGCTGTACGTGCGCCAGATGGAGACCTTGCTGCGCGAAGGGCAGGCGCAGGCGCTGACCGCCTCGGCCCGCGCCATGGCGCGCAGCCTGGTGGTGACCGATGCGCCGCTGCCGCCGGCGGGGCCGGTGTGGTACGTGCAGGCCACGGCCAACCCCATCACCGTGGATGGCTACGGCGACGACTGGGCGCCGTTGACGCCGTGGAGCCAGTCGCTGGACAAGCGCGCCAAGGTGCTGCTGGCCCAGGACTCCGAATGGCTTTACCTCTACGCCGATGTGCGTGGCGCGCTGCGCACGCGCGCCGACGCGGACGATCCCGGCGCCCTGCGCGCCGACCATCTCGTGTTGAGCCTGGGCAAGGGCGGACAGTCGCGTCGCTTTCTGATCGCCAGTTCCGCTCCAGGGCAGGTCACCGCCCGCCCGCTCGATCCGCCGGTGGACGGCATGCCCGCCCGCCTCAGTGCGCAGTGGCAGGAAGACGGCAGTGGTTACCGCGTGGAACTGCGCGTCCCCCGCGATGGGCTGGATACGCTGGGGCTGGCCGTATTCGACCCGGCCACGGGGGGCGACCCGGAAGCCGTCAGCAGTCGTCCCCTGGTGACCTATTCCAGGGCGTTGTCGAAGGAACTGGGCCTGCTTGCCCTCGATGGCGTGCAGGCGCGCGTGCTGGCGCCCCAGGGCTGGCTGCTTGCACAGACCGGGCGCCTCAATACACCGGCTGCCGCAGCGGGAGATCAGCCGGGCTGGTTTGCCGCGCTGGTCTACCGCTCGCTGTTCGCCAACCAGGTGGACGATGCGGAGCTGTGGACGCAAGACGTGCCGCGGCTGGACGTGAGTGAGGTACGGCAGGCCAGCGAAGGCCGGCCGGCCACCTTGTGGCGGCAGGGTGAGGCGCGCGGCAGCGTGGTGCTCGCCGCGGCCGTGCCGATTGAAAGCGATGGCAAGGTGCGTGGCGTGCTGTTGCTGGAACAGGCCAGTCGTGCCGTGCCCCTGCTGGCCAACCGCGCCTTGCTGGGTTTGTTGTTGACCAGCTTCGGCGTGCTGCTGGTGGCCGGTGCGATCCTGCTGACCTTTGCCACGCGCCTGAGCATTCGCCTGGGCCGCCTGCGCGACGCGGCCGAACGTGCGCAATTGAACGATGGACGTCTGGACGGCCCGTTCCCGATGACCGCGGCCGAGGACGAGATCGGCGACCTGGCGCGCAGCTTCGAGCGCCTGTTCGAAGTAGTAGGCGGATACACCGACTACCTGCGCACGCTGGCGTCCAAGCTCTCGCACGAGCTCAATACGCCACTGGCTATCGTCAAATCCTCGCTGGACAACCTGGAGCACGCGCTGCAGGAAGGCAACGCCATGCCGCCGGATGCGCAGCCCTACATGCAGCGCGCGCGTGACGGCGTGGCGCGACTCGGCGCGCTGGTACGCGCTATGAGCGAAGCCAGCCGCATGGAACGCGCGATTGCCGCCGCCGAGCCCGAAGATGTCGACCTGGTCGAAGTGGTGCGCGGTTGCAGCGAGGCCTACCGACCGCTGGCGGGCACGCGACGGCTGGACACCCGTCTGCCCGACGAGCCGCTGACCATGCATTGCGCGCCCGAGCTGATCGCGCAGGCGCTGGACAAGCTGTTCGACAACGCCCTGTCCTTCACGCCCGAAGGCGGCTGGCTGCGCCTGACCCTGCATGCGACGGCCGACGGTGCGGAGATCGAACTGGCCAATCAGGGCCCGCCGCTACCGGCGGCGATGCAGGGTCGCCTGTTCGACTCGCTGGTCAGCCTGCGTGACAAGGCGACGCCGGGCGACGCACCGCATCTTGGCCTGGGACTCTATGTGGTGCGACTCGTCGCCGAACGCCATGGCGGCGTGGCGATGGCGCGCAATCTGGAAGACGGCGTGGCGTTCACGCTGCAACTGCATGGCATGCCGCGCCAGCGGCTGTAG
- a CDS encoding dipeptidase — protein sequence MKNIGLLCSGIAIALALASNAAIAQKDPPITLDTHVDIPFAYMHEARFDFGKQTPMQVDLDKMRRGGLDAVFFIVYVDQGPLTPAGWAHAVAQAKQKYDAIDLMVKTYPDQIRLATTPDQVRANKKAGKLSAMIGVENGYSLGHDIKNLDIAYQRGARYVGLAHMGNNDLCSSSTPEADLGDTPLPEYGITEFGRSVVKRANQLGIMVDVSHSSDACVGEVLALSTSPVIASHSSSRVLDAHPRNLSDELLRAIAAKGGVIQAVAVQDFIRLDPARELAIKALQAQVAKQAGAKHFDSEKHEYLPAYIDGMKRIDAALPPPNVDDYVAHIKHMVEVAGVDHVGIASDFDGGGGLAGWSDATQTRNVTAALRKAGFSDDDIAKIWGGNLLRVWGEVTQRATAGHAG from the coding sequence ATGAAGAACATCGGCTTGTTGTGCAGCGGCATCGCCATCGCGCTGGCGCTCGCCAGTAACGCAGCCATCGCGCAGAAAGATCCGCCGATCACGCTCGACACGCATGTCGACATCCCCTTTGCCTACATGCACGAGGCGCGCTTCGATTTCGGCAAGCAGACGCCGATGCAGGTGGACCTGGACAAAATGCGGCGCGGCGGGCTCGACGCGGTGTTCTTTATCGTTTACGTGGACCAGGGCCCACTGACACCGGCAGGCTGGGCACACGCGGTGGCGCAGGCGAAACAGAAGTACGACGCCATCGACCTGATGGTGAAGACGTACCCCGACCAGATCCGCCTTGCCACCACGCCCGACCAGGTGCGGGCCAACAAGAAGGCCGGCAAACTGTCGGCCATGATCGGCGTGGAGAACGGCTACTCGCTGGGCCACGACATCAAGAATCTGGATATCGCCTACCAGCGCGGCGCCCGCTACGTCGGCCTGGCCCACATGGGCAACAACGACCTGTGCAGCAGCTCCACGCCCGAAGCCGATCTGGGCGACACGCCACTGCCGGAGTACGGCATCACCGAATTCGGCCGCAGCGTGGTCAAGCGCGCCAACCAGCTGGGCATCATGGTGGACGTGTCGCATTCGTCCGACGCCTGCGTGGGCGAAGTGCTGGCGCTGTCCACCTCACCGGTGATCGCATCGCACTCCTCTTCGCGCGTGCTCGATGCGCATCCACGCAATCTGTCCGATGAACTGCTGCGCGCCATCGCGGCCAAGGGTGGCGTGATCCAGGCGGTGGCCGTGCAGGATTTCATCCGGCTCGACCCGGCGCGCGAACTCGCCATCAAGGCGCTGCAGGCGCAGGTGGCGAAGCAGGCCGGCGCGAAGCACTTCGACAGCGAGAAACACGAATACCTGCCCGCCTATATCGATGGCATGAAGCGCATCGATGCGGCACTGCCGCCGCCCAACGTGGATGACTATGTCGCCCATATCAAGCATATGGTCGAAGTGGCTGGCGTCGACCATGTTGGCATTGCCTCGGATTTCGACGGTGGCGGCGGCCTCGCCGGCTGGAGCGATGCCACGCAGACGCGCAATGTCACCGCTGCGCTGCGCAAGGCTGGTTTCAGCGATGACGACATCGCCAAGATCTGGGGCGGAAACCTGCTTCGTGTATGGGGCGAAGTCACCCAACGCGCCACCGCTGGCCACGCGGGCTGA
- a CDS encoding transglutaminase-like domain-containing protein → MAWALSCLPAMLMATPVDGSPVQRAIAQIDAGHFKAAESDISKALAQPGLPGESREALLFQRERMRRILLDFTLDTDAAKARVRKQVPDLTDAEFARWDQQGLIEHQVIDGRTLYFKRAPSNLFLLSPEAAARRTHPVPSSDSPLESISDHHREARREALATHRSSVTPNHVRVTETVTVRADAVPAGETIRAWLPFPRELAGQQEGVRLVDSQPDGAQVAPVDTLQRTAYMEKKAQAGKPTTFAVTYELTVYAQYHDIDASKVVPTTITPELAPYVAERAPHIVFTDDLRAYSRKVVGDEKNPYRIAQKLFAAVDQIPWAGAREYSTISNISDYTLHAGHGDCGEQTMLLIALLRLNGIPARWQSGWIFSDGKYENIHDWGQLYLAPYGWVPMDVTFGQLHPAKGDDPALQWFYLGGLDAYRIAFNSDFSQPFVPNKQFFRSETVDSQRGELEWRGGNLYFDQWDYDFTWQLLPPARAASATR, encoded by the coding sequence ATGGCATGGGCGCTGTCCTGCCTTCCCGCCATGCTCATGGCAACGCCTGTCGATGGCTCCCCGGTGCAGCGGGCCATCGCCCAGATCGATGCCGGGCACTTCAAGGCAGCCGAGTCGGACATCAGCAAGGCGCTGGCCCAGCCCGGCCTTCCGGGCGAGTCGCGCGAAGCACTCTTGTTCCAGCGCGAACGCATGCGCCGCATCCTGCTCGACTTCACCCTGGACACCGACGCCGCCAAGGCGCGCGTACGCAAGCAGGTGCCCGACCTCACCGACGCGGAGTTCGCCCGCTGGGACCAGCAGGGCCTGATCGAGCACCAGGTGATCGACGGCCGCACGCTCTACTTCAAGCGCGCGCCGAGCAACCTGTTCCTGCTCAGCCCCGAGGCCGCAGCGCGGCGCACCCACCCCGTGCCATCGAGCGACAGCCCGCTGGAATCGATCAGCGACCACCATCGCGAAGCCCGGCGCGAAGCGCTTGCCACGCACCGCAGCAGCGTCACGCCAAACCATGTGCGCGTCACCGAAACGGTGACCGTGCGCGCCGATGCCGTACCGGCGGGCGAAACCATCCGCGCGTGGCTGCCCTTCCCTCGCGAACTGGCCGGCCAGCAGGAAGGCGTGCGCCTGGTCGACAGCCAGCCCGATGGAGCACAGGTAGCTCCAGTGGATACGCTGCAACGCACGGCCTACATGGAAAAGAAGGCGCAGGCGGGCAAGCCGACCACGTTTGCCGTGACCTACGAGCTGACCGTGTACGCGCAGTACCACGACATCGATGCCTCGAAGGTCGTGCCCACCACGATCACGCCGGAGCTCGCTCCCTACGTGGCCGAGCGTGCACCGCACATCGTGTTCACCGATGACCTGCGCGCGTACTCGCGCAAGGTGGTCGGCGACGAGAAGAACCCGTACCGCATCGCGCAGAAGCTGTTCGCCGCGGTGGACCAGATTCCCTGGGCCGGTGCGCGCGAATACTCCACCATCAGCAACATCAGCGATTACACGCTGCACGCCGGTCATGGCGACTGCGGCGAACAGACCATGCTGCTGATCGCACTGCTGCGCCTCAACGGCATTCCTGCCCGCTGGCAATCGGGCTGGATTTTCTCCGACGGCAAATACGAAAACATCCACGACTGGGGCCAGCTGTACCTGGCCCCTTACGGCTGGGTGCCGATGGACGTGACCTTCGGCCAGCTGCATCCGGCCAAGGGCGATGATCCGGCCCTGCAGTGGTTCTACCTCGGCGGACTGGACGCTTACCGCATCGCGTTCAACAGCGACTTCAGCCAGCCCTTCGTACCGAACAAACAGTTCTTCCGGTCCGAAACGGTGGATTCGCAGCGTGGCGAGCTGGAGTGGCGCGGTGGCAACCTGTACTTCGACCAGTGGGACTACGACTTCACCTGGCAGCTGCTACCGCCCGCCAGGGCGGCCAGCGCGACACGCTAA
- a CDS encoding M15 family metallopeptidase, with translation MQTAVILHRCILPAMLLMALACPAHADGTPRVSPATTATQAGLVDIHQLSPDIAEDIKYAGSDNFVGAPVDGYLAPKCLLLKPAAEALARVEHDLQAQHQRLKLFDCYRPARAVKHFVRWAGDLADQRTKAAHYPLLDKSQLLGDYIAPVSGHSRGATVDLTLMQCDTTGAHCTPLDMGTDFDYFGTRANTDSPEASAAQHANREVLRHAMEREGFRNYAMEWWHYTLSPEPTPDTIYDVPVQ, from the coding sequence ATGCAAACGGCGGTAATCCTCCACCGTTGCATCCTGCCAGCCATGCTGTTGATGGCGCTGGCGTGTCCGGCGCATGCGGACGGCACGCCACGCGTGTCGCCCGCAACCACTGCGACGCAAGCAGGGCTGGTCGATATCCACCAGCTCTCGCCGGATATCGCCGAGGACATCAAATACGCGGGCAGCGACAATTTTGTCGGCGCACCGGTGGATGGTTACCTTGCACCGAAATGCCTGCTGCTCAAGCCGGCGGCCGAGGCACTGGCCCGGGTGGAGCACGACCTGCAGGCGCAACACCAGCGGCTGAAACTGTTCGACTGTTATCGCCCGGCGCGTGCCGTGAAGCACTTCGTGCGTTGGGCCGGCGATCTTGCTGACCAGCGCACCAAGGCGGCGCACTACCCCTTGCTCGACAAGAGCCAGCTGCTGGGTGACTACATTGCGCCGGTCTCGGGTCATAGCCGCGGGGCCACGGTCGACCTCACCCTGATGCAGTGCGATACCACCGGCGCCCATTGCACCCCGCTCGACATGGGTACGGACTTCGACTACTTCGGCACCCGCGCCAATACCGACTCGCCGGAGGCAAGCGCGGCGCAGCACGCCAACCGCGAGGTGCTCAGGCACGCGATGGAGCGCGAGGGCTTCCGCAATTACGCCATGGAGTGGTGGCACTACACACTGAGTCCCGAACCGACGCCCGACACCATCTACGACGTCCCCGTGCAGTAA
- a CDS encoding serine hydrolase domain-containing protein yields MHKFTPLFALLLFMTGLVHARDPATEVDTLMARYQGEVPGASLLVIKDGKPVVSRGYGYANLEKHEAATPATNYRLASVSKQFTAAAILLLAERGKLGLDDHVRHWLPELPAEHEAITIRQLLSHAGGLIDYEDLMPADQTTQISDADVLRLLAAEPRSYFPPGTSYRYSNGGYVLLGLIVERASKQSLQDFLADHIFRPLGMTHTLMYVHGGPEVTHRAYGYSEENGQWTQTDQSPTSATRGDGGIYSSIDDLAKWDAALYDHRLLSDASRQLAFSPQNKVIGETDVDSYGFGWRIHGDVRWHSGESMGFRNVIIRWPKQHLTVILLSNRNDPEPYSTALAIGEHFLQP; encoded by the coding sequence ATGCACAAGTTCACGCCGCTGTTCGCGCTGCTGCTGTTCATGACCGGGCTGGTCCATGCCAGGGACCCGGCGACCGAGGTCGATACCCTGATGGCCCGCTATCAGGGTGAGGTTCCCGGCGCGTCGCTGCTGGTGATCAAGGATGGCAAACCGGTGGTCAGCCGCGGCTACGGCTACGCGAATCTCGAGAAACACGAAGCGGCCACGCCGGCCACCAACTATCGCCTCGCTTCCGTCAGCAAGCAGTTCACTGCCGCCGCCATCCTGTTGCTCGCCGAACGCGGCAAGCTCGGCCTGGACGACCATGTCAGGCACTGGCTGCCGGAGCTTCCCGCCGAGCACGAGGCCATCACCATCCGCCAGTTGCTCAGTCATGCCGGCGGCCTGATCGATTACGAAGACCTGATGCCGGCGGACCAGACCACGCAGATCAGCGATGCCGACGTGCTGCGCCTGCTGGCGGCGGAACCACGCAGTTATTTCCCGCCTGGCACCTCCTACCGCTACAGCAACGGCGGCTATGTCTTGCTGGGGCTGATCGTGGAGCGCGCATCGAAGCAGTCACTGCAGGATTTCCTGGCCGACCATATTTTCCGTCCTCTGGGCATGACGCACACCTTGATGTATGTGCACGGCGGCCCTGAAGTAACGCATCGCGCCTACGGGTACAGCGAAGAGAATGGTCAGTGGACGCAGACCGACCAGAGCCCGACCAGTGCGACGCGCGGTGATGGCGGCATCTATTCGTCCATCGACGACCTGGCGAAGTGGGACGCCGCGCTCTACGACCACCGCCTGCTCTCCGATGCCTCGCGCCAGCTGGCCTTCAGCCCGCAGAACAAGGTCATCGGCGAAACCGATGTGGACAGCTACGGCTTCGGCTGGCGTATCCACGGCGATGTGCGGTGGCATTCCGGCGAGAGCATGGGCTTTCGCAACGTGATCATCCGCTGGCCGAAGCAACACCTCACGGTGATCCTGCTCAGCAACCGCAACGACCCTGAGCCCTACAGCACCGCACTGGCCATCGGCGAGCACTTTCTCCAGCCATGA
- the trpE gene encoding anthranilate synthase component I: MISRDDFDALAAQGHTRIPLVREVFSDLDTPLSVYLKLADGPYTFLFESVEGGATWGRYSIIGLPAKRVYRLRGHELEVEDAGEVTERRHVADPLAEIETLRKQYDVPRLPQLPAFSGGLVGYFGFETIGYIEPRLAKWDRADELGTPDVLLMLAEEVAVFDNLKGRLYLIVHADPSQPHAYAEAQRRLDALVYRLRQSGVSYPQLSQSTALDESDFKSSFTKEEFEAMVERAKEYIRAGDIFQVVPSQRLSVGFNARPVDVYRALRALNPSPYMYFVDLGNTQIVGSSPEILARLKDGKVVVRPLAGTRKRGATEQEDQALEAELLADPKERAEHVMLIDLGRNDIGRISETGSVEVSESFVVERYSHVMHIVSQVQGDVRPDVGYMDVLKATFPAGTLSGAPKIRALEIIQELEPYKRNIYAGAIGWIGWWGDADTAIAIRTAVIQDGRLHVQAGAGIVYDSDPASEWEETMNKGRALFRAVAQAAKGL, translated from the coding sequence GTGATTTCCCGAGACGATTTCGACGCGCTGGCAGCGCAGGGTCATACCCGTATCCCGCTGGTGCGCGAGGTTTTTTCCGACCTCGACACGCCGCTGTCGGTGTACCTGAAGCTGGCCGACGGCCCGTACACCTTCCTGTTCGAATCGGTCGAGGGTGGGGCAACCTGGGGACGCTATTCCATCATCGGCCTGCCCGCCAAGCGCGTGTACCGCCTGCGCGGCCATGAACTGGAGGTGGAGGACGCCGGTGAAGTCACCGAGCGCCGCCATGTGGCCGATCCGCTCGCCGAGATCGAAACGCTGCGCAAGCAGTACGACGTGCCGCGCCTGCCCCAGCTGCCTGCCTTCAGCGGCGGCCTGGTCGGCTACTTCGGCTTCGAGACCATCGGTTACATCGAGCCGCGACTGGCGAAGTGGGACCGCGCGGACGAACTGGGCACGCCCGACGTGCTGCTGATGCTGGCCGAGGAAGTCGCGGTGTTCGACAACCTCAAGGGCCGCCTGTACCTGATCGTGCATGCCGACCCGTCGCAGCCGCACGCCTATGCCGAAGCGCAACGCCGCCTCGACGCGCTGGTCTACCGCCTGCGCCAGAGTGGCGTGTCCTATCCGCAGCTCAGCCAGAGCACCGCGCTGGACGAAAGCGACTTCAAGTCGTCGTTCACCAAGGAAGAGTTCGAGGCGATGGTGGAACGCGCGAAGGAATACATTCGCGCGGGCGACATTTTCCAGGTGGTGCCGTCGCAGCGCCTCAGCGTGGGCTTCAATGCGCGCCCGGTGGACGTATACCGCGCACTGCGCGCCCTGAATCCGTCGCCGTACATGTACTTCGTGGATCTGGGCAACACGCAGATCGTCGGTTCGTCGCCCGAGATCCTGGCCCGTCTGAAGGATGGCAAGGTAGTGGTGCGCCCGCTGGCCGGCACGCGCAAGCGCGGCGCCACCGAGCAGGAGGACCAGGCGCTGGAAGCCGAACTGCTGGCCGATCCGAAGGAACGCGCCGAGCACGTGATGCTGATCGACCTGGGCCGCAACGACATCGGCCGCATCAGTGAAACGGGTAGTGTGGAAGTGAGCGAGTCGTTCGTGGTCGAGCGCTACTCGCACGTCATGCACATCGTGTCCCAGGTGCAGGGTGATGTGCGGCCGGACGTCGGTTACATGGACGTCCTCAAGGCTACCTTCCCTGCCGGCACGCTCAGTGGTGCACCCAAGATCCGCGCGCTGGAAATCATCCAGGAGCTGGAGCCGTACAAGCGCAACATCTACGCCGGTGCCATCGGCTGGATCGGCTGGTGGGGCGATGCGGATACCGCCATCGCCATCCGCACGGCCGTGATCCAGGACGGTCGCCTGCATGTGCAGGCAGGCGCGGGCATCGTGTACGACTCCGATCCCGCGTCGGAGTGGGAAGAGACCATGAACAAGGGCCGCGCATTGTTCCGTGCCGTGGCCCAGGCAGCGAAGGGGCTCTGA